Within Thiohalospira halophila DSM 15071, the genomic segment TCCGCTCGTCCTCCGGCGTCTCCACGTAGTGGCGGCGCATGTGCTCGATGGCGCTGATGAGGAAACCGCCGGTGCCGCAGGCCGGGTCCATCACCTGCTCCCCGAGCCTGGGGTCCACGCGGTTGACCATGAACTCGGTGACGGCCCGAGGGGTATAGAACTCCCCGGCATTCCCGGCGCTCTGCAGGTCCTTGAGGATCTGCTCGTAGACCTGGCTCAGCTCGTGCCGCTCGCCCGACTTGTTGAAGTCGATCTCGGCCTGGATCTTGTTGATGACCTGGCGCAGGAGCTGGCCGGACTTCATGTAGTTGTAGGCATCCTCGAAGGCGTTGCGGATGACTACCGGCCGGGTGTCATCCCCGCGCGGGTTGAGCGCCTGGAGGCCGGGGAACAGCTCGTCATCGACGAAGCGCTTAAGTTCATCGCCGGTCATGCCCTCGGGTTCGGCGGCCCAGTTCCGCCAGCGCAGATCCTCGGGGATGGGTGAGACGTAGTCGTCGTCCAGCAGCTCCCACTCGCGTTCGCGGTCGTCGTAGATCTTGAGAAAGAGCATCCAGACGAGCTGGCCGATGCGCTGGGCGTCACCGTCGACGCCGGTGTCCTTGCGCATAATGTCCTGGATGGACTTGATGGTGGTGCTGATCGCCATGGGTCGGTTGGTTCCTGGTATTCGGTCGGTGGGCGCCGGGCCCGGTCAGGCCTGCTGGTCGTAGAGGGCGCCTTCGAGTTCGCGGACCGCCTGGTCGTAGCCGGCCTTGCCCCCGAATGACTGGATGAGTTCGGTGGGCGTGCCCAGGCGGCTCAGAGGGTCCATGGTGAGGACCTTGCGGTCCTCGATGGGTTCGATGCCGGTGTCGGCGTATTTCTCCAGCAGCCCGTCCAGGACCTCGCGGGCCGGCTCGCTGTACTGCTGGAAGTAGTCCTGCTTGCGGACGTTCTCGGCCCGCTGCCGCCGACTGAGCGGCGGCTGGTCATAGACGATATGGCAGATGACGTCGAAGGGGTCCGGCTCCTCGCCAAGCGTATCCCCCACCTCCCGGATGAGGTCGTCCCAGAAGAGGCCCTGCTCCGCCAGCTCGTCGATGATGGCCTGCTTGCGGTCGGCGCCCTCCCACTGCTTGAGGAAGTCGTCCAGGGAGGCGTACTGCGCCCGCACCTGCTTGCGCGTGTAGTCCCGCAGGCTCTCGGTAATGAGCTGGCCATCCCCATCCAGATACTGAACCCGCTCCGCGAGGACCGAGACCGGGACGTCGCCGACAACGTAGCGGCGTGGCTCGTCATCGTCCCCTGCGTCCCCGTCGCTCCCGCCCCAGGGGCCGGTGGAATCATCCGTACTCCAGTCGGGCTCTCCCTCGATGCCGTACTCCCCCGGCTCCTCGGCCACATCGCCGCCCTCGGCCGGCACCTCTTCCAGCTCTGCGCCCTCCTCCGCCTCGGAGGGCTGCTCGTCGGTGGGCACGATGGGCTCTTCGCCGCTCGGTTCGTAGATCTGGACCGGGTCGCCGTCGAAGTTCGGATCCGCGAAGAGCTCCGTGGCCTTCTTGAAGTCGAGGATGGTGAACCAGTGCTTGTTGAAGTCATCGTTGATCCGGGTGCCGCGGCCGATGATCTGCTTGAACTCCGTCATGGAGTTGATGCGGCGATCGAGGACGATGACCTTGCAGGTCTGGGCATCCACCCCGGTGGTCATGAGCTTGCTGGTGGTGGCAATGACCGGATAGCGCGCCTCGGGGTTGATGAAGTTGTCGAGCTCGGCCTTGCCCTCCTGCTCATCCCCGGTGATCCGCATGACGTACTTGCGGTTCTCGGCCACCCGTTTCGGGTTCAGGTTCACCAGCGCCTGGCGCATGCGCTCGGCGTGGTCGATGTCCTCACAGAAGATGATGGTCTTCTGGTAGGGGTCATTGCTCTCCAGGTACTCCGTCACCCGCTGCGCCACGGCCTCAGTCCGCTGGTCGAGGACCAGCTTCCGGTCGAAGTCCTTCTGGTTGTAGACCCGGTCCTCGATGACGTTGCCGTGCTTGTCGGCCTGCCCCTTGCTCGGCCGCCAGCCCTGGAGGTCCTTGTCCAGGTCCACGCGGATCACCTTGTAGGGCGCCAGGAAGCCGTCCTGGATCCCCTGCTTGAGGGAATAGGTGTAGATGGGGTCCCCGAA encodes:
- the hsdR gene encoding EcoAI/FtnUII family type I restriction enzme subunit R; its protein translation is MLDTGSLSERDICTKFITPALQQAGWDIQTQIREEVSFTAGRVIVKGRLHTRGRQRRADYLLSYRPNQPIAVVEAKDGSHSVGDGMQQALAYSDALDVPFVFSSNGDGFLFHDRTGLGAQTETQLSLDEFPSPEELWERYCRWKGLEGPARPVVEQPYYDDGSGRVPRYFQRVAINRTVEAIAKGQDRLLLVMATGTGKTYTAFQIIWRLWKSGQKRRILFLADRNVLIDQAKNNDFRPFGRAMTKIGNRTVDKSYEVYLSLYQAVTGNEEEKNIYREFSPDFFDLVVIDECHRGSAAEDSAWRAILDYFSSATHIGLTATPKETKEVSNIDYFGDPIYTYSLKQGIQDGFLAPYKVIRVDLDKDLQGWRPSKGQADKHGNVIEDRVYNQKDFDRKLVLDQRTEAVAQRVTEYLESNDPYQKTIIFCEDIDHAERMRQALVNLNPKRVAENRKYVMRITGDEQEGKAELDNFINPEARYPVIATTSKLMTTGVDAQTCKVIVLDRRINSMTEFKQIIGRGTRINDDFNKHWFTILDFKKATELFADPNFDGDPVQIYEPSGEEPIVPTDEQPSEAEEGAELEEVPAEGGDVAEEPGEYGIEGEPDWSTDDSTGPWGGSDGDAGDDDEPRRYVVGDVPVSVLAERVQYLDGDGQLITESLRDYTRKQVRAQYASLDDFLKQWEGADRKQAIIDELAEQGLFWDDLIREVGDTLGEEPDPFDVICHIVYDQPPLSRRQRAENVRKQDYFQQYSEPAREVLDGLLEKYADTGIEPIEDRKVLTMDPLSRLGTPTELIQSFGGKAGYDQAVRELEGALYDQQA